The Actinocatenispora sera genome has a window encoding:
- a CDS encoding DUF4387 domain-containing protein, with product MTELHQLARLIRSKNAGPFELTIDVMFADEASYRRVVDAGVLGAERIAALYRVDPADVRLFRADVALAIKVSLPRPTPSGSPTDTDIFGGQFHSPIVCLEVP from the coding sequence ATGACCGAGCTGCACCAACTTGCCAGGCTGATCCGCAGCAAGAACGCCGGCCCGTTCGAACTGACCATCGACGTGATGTTCGCCGACGAGGCGTCGTACCGGCGGGTCGTCGATGCGGGCGTGCTCGGCGCCGAACGGATCGCCGCACTCTACCGGGTCGATCCGGCGGACGTTCGGCTGTTCCGGGCCGACGTCGCGCTGGCCATCAAGGTCTCGCTGCCCCGGCCCACCCCGTCCGGCAGCCCGACCGACACCGACATCTTCGGCGGCCAGTTCCACAGTCCGATCGTCTGCCTGGAAGTTCCCTGA
- a CDS encoding HD domain-containing protein, whose product MDGTPTEANRIDRVRELLPEIAQIGDDTLRAAVEQIWAQVWKESDWADLAEIPKNPSAPAAPQRVPDAWTLITHSRAVAQLAESSAETILTLHGIPYDRDVLLTIALLHDVSKVVEYEGTRDAIAKSRTGRLIQHGVYGAFLMWQHKLPVELVHGVIAHTPSSRGVPQTHEALIVRYTDFLDTDSMLLDAGEELYLS is encoded by the coding sequence ATGGACGGCACACCCACCGAGGCGAACCGGATCGACCGGGTCCGCGAGCTGCTCCCGGAGATCGCGCAGATCGGCGACGACACCCTGCGTGCCGCGGTCGAGCAGATCTGGGCGCAGGTGTGGAAGGAAAGCGACTGGGCCGATCTCGCCGAGATCCCGAAGAACCCGTCCGCACCGGCGGCGCCGCAGCGGGTACCGGACGCGTGGACGCTGATCACGCACAGCCGGGCCGTCGCCCAGCTCGCCGAAAGCAGCGCCGAGACGATCCTTACCCTGCACGGCATCCCGTACGACCGGGACGTGTTGCTGACGATCGCCCTGCTGCACGACGTGAGCAAGGTGGTCGAGTACGAGGGCACCCGGGACGCGATCGCGAAGAGCCGCACCGGCCGGTTGATCCAGCACGGCGTGTACGGCGCTTTCCTGATGTGGCAGCACAAGTTGCCGGTCGAGCTGGTACACGGGGTCATCGCGCACACGCCGTCGTCGCGCGGCGTGCCGCAGACGCACGAGGCGTTGATCGTGCGCTACACCGACTTCCTGGACACCGACTCGATGCTGCTGGACGCCGGAGAGGAGCTGTACCTGTCATGA
- a CDS encoding DUF4440 domain-containing protein, which produces MNQQLVDGMWSYLRAGLDMDLAALDRIYDPEFENVRVDQAGQTVTLTKEHFMARFRALREQGERIGESIDDVTFPATSDLGDQAVIVMRRVKDDEPVLYTFVWRMRDGRPTTMLREFTFDRDISYLLAMMSTR; this is translated from the coding sequence ATGAACCAGCAGCTCGTGGACGGCATGTGGAGCTACCTCCGCGCCGGGCTCGACATGGACCTCGCCGCACTCGATCGGATCTACGACCCGGAGTTCGAGAACGTGCGCGTCGACCAGGCCGGGCAGACCGTCACCCTGACCAAGGAACACTTCATGGCCCGGTTCCGGGCGCTGCGCGAGCAGGGCGAGCGGATCGGCGAGTCCATCGACGACGTGACCTTCCCCGCCACCTCCGACCTCGGCGATCAGGCGGTGATCGTGATGCGCCGGGTCAAGGACGACGAGCCGGTGCTCTACACGTTCGTCTGGCGGATGCGAGACGGTCGCCCGACCACGATGCTGCGCGAGTTCACCTTCGACCGCGACATCAGCTACCTGCTGGCGATGATGTCGACGCGGTAG
- a CDS encoding acyclic terpene utilization AtuA family protein encodes MIKAVAATGQLGTGFKAETLAHAAEGADFIGCDAGSSDPGPYYLGSGQTQSSDAAVRRDLELMIAAGLRHDIPVLIGSAGTAGAGPHLARTVRIVRELAAKHGWHFPLATVDSEVSAERVVRAYREGRLSPLAGAPDIDEESIRAAGHIVAMQGPECFADALGRGAQVVVAGRTSDTAIFAALPMLRDIPPGVAFHAAKILECGAAAVVERKYPDSMVAFLDPDGFTVEPPNPDMVCTPQSVASHTFYETADPFRLVEPGGTLVTTDAAYAPVSDRAVRVTGSTFEPAGDYTVKLEAASLLGYRTVVFAGVRDPLVVRQIDRFVATTNAVITGKVADSLGIAADDYRIRWNVYGRNGTLGPLEPATEVSGHEVALLIDIVAADQQAAQAIGSIAWHTALHQPIPEYSGLVSHLAFPVSPPAISAGPVYGFSLNHVLHLDDPAETYTLTVENV; translated from the coding sequence GTGATCAAGGCCGTTGCCGCGACCGGACAGCTGGGTACCGGGTTCAAGGCGGAGACGCTCGCACACGCCGCCGAGGGCGCCGACTTCATCGGGTGTGACGCGGGATCGTCCGACCCGGGGCCGTACTACCTGGGATCCGGGCAGACCCAGTCGTCCGACGCCGCGGTACGCCGCGACCTGGAGCTGATGATCGCCGCGGGGCTGCGACACGACATCCCGGTGCTGATCGGCTCGGCCGGCACCGCCGGGGCCGGCCCGCACCTGGCCCGGACGGTACGGATCGTGCGGGAACTCGCTGCCAAGCACGGCTGGCACTTCCCGCTGGCCACCGTCGACAGCGAGGTGTCCGCCGAGCGGGTCGTCCGGGCGTACCGGGAGGGCCGGCTGAGCCCGCTCGCCGGGGCGCCGGACATCGACGAGGAGTCGATCCGCGCCGCGGGGCACATCGTCGCGATGCAGGGCCCGGAGTGCTTCGCCGACGCCCTGGGCCGCGGCGCGCAGGTGGTCGTGGCCGGGCGTACCAGTGACACGGCGATCTTCGCGGCGTTGCCGATGCTGCGCGACATCCCGCCGGGGGTGGCGTTCCACGCGGCGAAGATCCTGGAGTGCGGTGCGGCGGCGGTGGTGGAGCGCAAGTACCCGGACTCGATGGTGGCGTTCCTGGACCCGGACGGGTTCACCGTCGAGCCGCCGAACCCGGACATGGTGTGCACCCCGCAGAGCGTCGCGTCGCACACGTTCTACGAGACCGCCGACCCGTTCCGCCTGGTGGAGCCGGGCGGCACGCTGGTCACCACCGACGCGGCGTACGCGCCGGTGTCGGACCGGGCCGTGCGGGTCACCGGAAGCACGTTCGAGCCGGCCGGCGACTACACCGTCAAGCTGGAGGCGGCGAGCCTGCTCGGGTACCGCACGGTGGTGTTCGCCGGTGTGCGGGATCCGTTGGTGGTACGCCAGATCGACCGGTTCGTGGCGACCACGAACGCGGTGATCACCGGCAAGGTCGCCGACAGCCTGGGCATCGCCGCGGACGACTACCGGATCCGCTGGAACGTGTACGGCCGGAACGGCACGCTCGGCCCGCTGGAGCCGGCGACCGAGGTGTCCGGGCACGAGGTGGCGCTTCTGATCGACATCGTCGCCGCCGACCAGCAGGCCGCGCAGGCGATCGGCTCGATCGCCTGGCACACCGCACTGCACCAGCCGATCCCCGAGTACAGCGGGCTGGTCAGCCACCTGGCGTTCCCGGTGTCCCCGCCGGCGATCAGCGCCGGGCCGGTCTACGGCTTCTCCCTCAACCACGTGCTGCATCTCGACGACCCGGCCGAGACGTACACCCTGACCGTCGAGAACGTCTGA
- a CDS encoding alpha/beta fold hydrolase, whose product MQTSTFVLVPGFWLGGWAWDGVADRLRAAGHRAVPVTLPGLDPADPQRATATVTDQAEYLRGVVAEQPDPVVLVAHSGANLPTSVLLDRDPTAVARVIYVDSGPVADGAGFDPSVPADLAELSLPPFDQLQASLDGLDDDALRTFRERAVPEPGAVLREPVHLDNDARRDVPTTIVACSYPSEVLLKMAREGHPMMAETATLRALDVVDLPTGHWPMWSRPADLATTLATATS is encoded by the coding sequence ATGCAGACTTCCACGTTCGTTCTCGTACCGGGGTTCTGGCTGGGCGGTTGGGCCTGGGACGGGGTCGCCGACCGGCTGCGCGCCGCCGGCCACCGGGCCGTACCGGTGACGTTGCCCGGACTCGACCCCGCAGACCCGCAGCGCGCCACCGCGACCGTCACCGACCAGGCCGAGTACCTGCGCGGCGTCGTCGCCGAGCAGCCCGACCCGGTCGTACTCGTCGCGCACAGCGGCGCCAACCTGCCCACCTCGGTACTGCTGGACCGGGATCCGACCGCGGTGGCGCGGGTGATCTACGTCGACAGCGGCCCGGTCGCGGACGGCGCCGGCTTCGACCCGTCCGTACCGGCGGACCTCGCCGAGCTGTCGTTGCCGCCGTTCGACCAGCTGCAGGCCAGCCTGGACGGGCTCGACGACGACGCCCTGCGCACCTTCCGGGAACGCGCGGTACCCGAACCGGGCGCGGTACTGCGCGAACCGGTGCACCTGGACAACGACGCCCGCCGCGACGTGCCCACCACGATCGTGGCCTGCTCGTACCCGTCCGAGGTGCTGCTCAAGATGGCCCGGGAAGGCCACCCGATGATGGCCGAAACCGCCACCCTGCGCGCGCTCGACGTGGTCGACCTGCCGACCGGGCACTGGCCGATGTGGAGCCGCCCCGCCGACCTCGCCACCACCCTCGCCACGGCAACCAGCTGA
- a CDS encoding isocitrate lyase/PEP mutase family protein, which yields MTTLVSPGARYRELLRGNDILVQPSLADPLSARIAADLGFRALSLGGYAMGAHRAVTEPLLSLTDVADMVRHVRAVTTLPLLVDAGAGWGEPMHVMHTVRTLEAAGAAAVHIEDQVFPKRAHYHKGVEHVVGLDELLQKVRAALAARTDPDFVICARTDAMRTDGYDEGIRRARACADAGADLVMLFPNNDDEAEAAPRDLPGVRLVYVNSTGNDQGRGVYPARQLQQWGWAVLYDSISVTNAVYAAVRQLLGTLADTGEAGFDRDTVIGIRKNVERTIGLDELYAVEANTVER from the coding sequence ATGACGACGCTGGTGTCACCCGGTGCTCGTTACCGGGAACTGTTGCGGGGCAACGACATCCTGGTCCAGCCGTCGCTGGCCGACCCGCTGTCCGCCCGGATCGCCGCGGATCTCGGCTTCCGTGCGCTGAGCCTCGGCGGCTACGCGATGGGCGCGCACCGCGCGGTCACCGAGCCGCTGCTGTCGTTGACCGACGTCGCGGACATGGTGCGCCACGTCCGGGCGGTCACCACGCTGCCGCTGCTGGTCGACGCCGGCGCCGGCTGGGGCGAACCGATGCACGTGATGCACACGGTGCGCACCCTGGAGGCGGCCGGCGCGGCGGCCGTACACATCGAGGACCAGGTCTTCCCCAAGCGGGCCCACTACCACAAGGGCGTCGAGCACGTCGTCGGGCTCGACGAGCTGCTGCAGAAGGTGCGCGCGGCGCTCGCCGCCCGCACCGACCCCGACTTCGTGATCTGCGCCCGCACCGACGCGATGCGCACCGACGGGTACGACGAGGGCATCCGCCGGGCGCGCGCCTGCGCGGACGCCGGCGCCGACCTGGTCATGTTGTTCCCCAACAACGACGACGAGGCGGAGGCGGCGCCGCGCGACCTGCCCGGGGTACGGCTGGTCTACGTCAACAGCACGGGAAACGACCAGGGTCGGGGCGTCTACCCGGCCCGGCAGCTCCAGCAGTGGGGCTGGGCTGTCCTGTACGACTCGATCAGTGTCACGAACGCCGTCTACGCTGCCGTCCGGCAACTGCTCGGCACGCTCGCCGACACCGGTGAGGCCGGGTTCGACCGGGACACCGTCATCGGCATCCGCAAGAACGTGGAACGCACCATCGGTCTCGACGAGCTGTACGCCGTCGAGGCGAACACCGTCGAACGCTAG
- a CDS encoding helix-turn-helix transcriptional regulator: MNRVERLHALTESLRRAGAGGRTAAQLADEFEVTTRTIKRDLAALSAAGVPVWGRTGPGGGYGLAERASLPPVNFTAGQALALTAAVAASAQAPFADSARAATRKVLDVLTPADRGRASALSQRIWVDVGPSAPRRVLSVLEQALLDQVTVNIAYTDAGGRRTRREVEPMIFAFTHGRWLLVAWCRLRDDVRWFDLSRIGRATATRRRCAGHPVSAIGTPPEQAHPVGV; this comes from the coding sequence GTGAACCGGGTCGAGCGACTGCACGCCCTCACCGAGTCGCTGCGCCGGGCCGGCGCGGGGGGCCGGACGGCGGCGCAGCTCGCCGACGAGTTCGAGGTGACCACCCGGACGATCAAGCGCGATCTCGCCGCGCTGTCCGCCGCCGGCGTGCCGGTGTGGGGCCGCACCGGCCCCGGCGGTGGGTACGGGCTGGCCGAGCGGGCATCGCTGCCGCCGGTGAACTTCACCGCCGGGCAGGCGCTCGCGCTGACCGCCGCGGTGGCCGCGTCCGCGCAGGCGCCGTTCGCCGACTCGGCGCGGGCCGCGACCCGCAAGGTGCTCGACGTGCTCACTCCGGCCGACCGGGGGCGGGCTTCCGCGCTGTCCCAACGGATCTGGGTCGACGTCGGGCCGAGCGCGCCGCGCCGCGTGCTGTCCGTACTCGAGCAGGCGCTGCTCGACCAGGTCACCGTCAACATCGCGTACACCGACGCCGGCGGGCGGCGCACCCGGCGCGAGGTGGAGCCGATGATCTTCGCGTTCACGCACGGCCGTTGGCTTCTGGTCGCCTGGTGCCGGCTGCGCGACGACGTGCGCTGGTTCGACCTGTCCCGGATCGGCCGCGCCACCGCCACCCGCCGCCGCTGTGCCGGCCATCCGGTCAGCGCCATCGGTACCCCGCCCGAACAGGCTCACCCGGTCGGCGTCTGA
- a CDS encoding IclR family transcriptional regulator, which yields MARTLKTEFHQAKQAEERDGGVTRTLSRGLALLSEILDADAPPTLTELALQTGLSKATVSRLLATLVEAGFAAQTPGGQTYSAGPSIARWLRTSPLEALLTQQATPVLSELRDLSGETSVLCVPVWPDRVCIARSLSTSPIRAQKTIGENGPLTRGCSGRAFLAFATERYVDAALQARPLVRMTDTSIVDVDRFLARLRAERELGYTMSTGGTYPDMNGIAVPIFAASSTLPIAVINVSGPSARWTKPAMERFAPTLKEHAAQLTAYFTSERLS from the coding sequence ATGGCTCGTACCTTGAAAACGGAGTTTCACCAGGCGAAACAAGCCGAGGAGCGAGACGGTGGCGTGACCCGCACGCTGTCTCGTGGGCTCGCCCTGCTGTCCGAGATACTCGACGCCGATGCCCCGCCGACGCTGACCGAACTGGCGTTGCAGACCGGGCTGTCCAAGGCCACCGTGTCGCGGCTGCTCGCGACGCTGGTCGAGGCGGGCTTCGCGGCGCAGACGCCGGGCGGCCAGACCTACTCCGCCGGGCCGTCCATCGCCCGCTGGCTGCGGACCAGCCCGCTGGAGGCGTTGCTGACCCAGCAGGCGACTCCGGTATTGAGCGAGCTGCGGGACCTGTCCGGTGAGACCTCGGTGCTGTGCGTACCGGTCTGGCCGGACCGGGTGTGCATCGCACGCAGCCTCTCCACCTCCCCCATCCGGGCGCAGAAGACGATCGGTGAGAACGGCCCGCTCACCCGCGGCTGCAGCGGCCGGGCGTTCCTCGCCTTCGCCACCGAACGGTATGTCGATGCCGCTCTGCAGGCCCGCCCGCTGGTCCGGATGACCGACACGTCCATCGTGGACGTCGACCGGTTCCTGGCCCGGCTGCGGGCCGAGCGCGAACTCGGCTACACGATGTCGACCGGCGGCACCTACCCGGACATGAACGGCATCGCGGTACCGATCTTCGCGGCCAGCTCGACGCTGCCGATCGCGGTGATCAACGTGAGCGGCCCGTCCGCCCGGTGGACGAAGCCGGCGATGGAGCGGTTCGCGCCCACGCTCAAGGAGCACGCCGCGCAGCTGACCGCGTACTTCACCTCGGAACGGCTGTCGTGA